In the genome of Pelobacter seleniigenes DSM 18267, one region contains:
- a CDS encoding rhomboid family intramembrane serine protease, with product METMPEEQNINIEQPEWRPVPPELKEGLSTAGLSKARLRSWLLVLEARGIPCRGEQYAAGWLLLVPVSHYRQACRELSEYEQENRNWPPAPPVARRLHENTASTIWVLILLAVFHNLVVQHGNPFGSASLNWLDAGNADALKISQGQWWRAVTALTLHSGPLHLAGNIIVGGLFSVRLCWLLGSGSAWFLILCSGTFGNLINALLQAPDHRSIGASTAVFGAVGLLATINMLYHRLGLWRRWPLPLAAALGLLGLLGSSGENTDLGAHLFGFGCGIVLGLLWGKLFPPQLTANRLLSYVLAVVSVGLLSGSWWLALNH from the coding sequence ATGGAAACCATGCCCGAAGAACAGAATATCAACATTGAACAGCCGGAATGGCGCCCGGTCCCACCGGAACTTAAGGAGGGTTTGTCAACCGCCGGACTCTCCAAAGCACGCTTGCGCAGCTGGCTGCTGGTCCTGGAGGCGCGGGGGATTCCCTGTCGGGGAGAACAGTACGCTGCGGGCTGGTTGCTGCTGGTTCCGGTCAGCCATTACCGGCAGGCCTGTCGGGAGTTGAGTGAGTACGAGCAGGAGAACAGAAACTGGCCGCCAGCACCGCCGGTTGCGCGCAGACTTCACGAGAATACGGCGTCGACCATCTGGGTACTGATTCTGCTGGCGGTTTTTCATAACCTGGTCGTTCAACACGGCAACCCCTTCGGATCCGCCTCGTTGAATTGGCTCGACGCGGGTAACGCTGACGCCCTGAAAATCAGCCAGGGGCAATGGTGGCGTGCGGTCACCGCCCTGACCCTCCATTCCGGGCCGCTGCACCTGGCCGGGAACATTATCGTCGGCGGCTTGTTCAGCGTCCGTCTGTGCTGGCTGCTTGGCTCCGGCAGCGCCTGGTTCCTGATTCTGTGCAGCGGAACCTTTGGCAACCTGATCAATGCCCTGCTGCAAGCACCCGACCATCGTTCCATCGGTGCATCAACGGCCGTCTTCGGCGCAGTGGGGCTGCTCGCGACCATCAATATGCTGTATCATCGCCTGGGGCTGTGGCGCCGCTGGCCGTTGCCCCTGGCAGCAGCCTTGGGCCTGCTGGGCCTGCTCGGCAGCAGCGGGGAGAACACCGACCTGGGTGCCCATCTGTTCGGCTTTGGTTGCGGTATCGTTCTCGGCCTGCTGTGGGGCAAATTGTTCCCCCCGCAACTGACCGCCAACCGGCTGTTGAGCTATGTCCTGGCGGTGGTCTCGGTCGGCCTGCTCAGCGGCAGCTGGTGGCTGGCCCTAAACCACTAA
- a CDS encoding TIGR00730 family Rossman fold protein translates to MNRICVYCGSNPGRSASYEAAAKQLAATLAQQGIGLVYGGASVGIMGILATEMLAQGGEVIGVIPRLLVDKEVAHPGLTELKIVQSMHQRKAQMAELADGFIALPGGLGTLEELFEMLTWSVLGLHSKPCALLNVDGYYDLLCAFLEHARTEQFVKPEHHAMLLSANDAQTLVAQMAGYRTPACGRPRDAEAR, encoded by the coding sequence ATGAACAGAATATGCGTTTATTGCGGCTCAAATCCCGGCAGGTCGGCCAGCTATGAAGCGGCCGCAAAGCAACTGGCAGCAACCCTGGCGCAACAGGGTATCGGCCTGGTTTACGGTGGAGCGAGCGTTGGCATCATGGGGATTCTCGCTACTGAAATGCTGGCGCAAGGGGGCGAAGTCATCGGTGTCATCCCCAGGCTGCTGGTTGACAAGGAGGTCGCCCACCCCGGCTTGACCGAGTTGAAAATCGTCCAATCCATGCATCAGCGAAAAGCACAAATGGCGGAACTGGCCGATGGCTTCATCGCCCTGCCGGGAGGCCTCGGAACCCTGGAGGAGCTGTTCGAAATGCTGACCTGGAGCGTCCTTGGCCTGCACAGCAAACCCTGTGCACTGTTAAATGTTGATGGCTATTACGACCTGCTGTGTGCGTTTCTTGAGCACGCCCGGACTGAGCAATTCGTTAAACCTGAGCATCATGCCATGCTGCTCAGCGCGAACGATGCGCAGACCCTGGTGGCCCAAATGGCCGGCTATCGGACTCCCGCCTGCGGCCGCCCCCGCGACGCCGAGGCCCGCTGA
- a CDS encoding TAXI family TRAP transporter solute-binding subunit has protein sequence MKKKTLLIGLAGILGILMLVISQADRHQQSPVLRLSGGPDGSTSQRFVEDLAGLLHRGLSPARVKALPSAGSRANLAELQRGEIDLALAGTEDTYRDLNNPSGKAGGSTNLALLAQLSGTYAQLLVPQSSPLKVPGDLCGKRIAIGNPGSDSAVTAKRYLQAMQLWARITPIYVGYELALQELVNGSVAAVWMVSGVPNEAVQKLQYSFPLRLISPWPEPSATEQELAFYQDFPFYEQAIVPALSFPEQTEPLRTIGVPVLLLADSNLAEETTFRILNLLFTPHSDTPARQRSALHQLQLTNALPNITIPLHPGALRFLKEYF, from the coding sequence ATGAAGAAAAAAACTTTACTGATCGGCCTGGCCGGTATTTTAGGAATCCTGATGCTGGTGATTTCCCAGGCGGATCGTCACCAGCAAAGTCCAGTCCTCCGCTTGAGCGGAGGACCGGACGGCAGCACTTCGCAACGCTTTGTCGAAGACCTTGCCGGTCTGCTCCATCGGGGGCTGTCCCCGGCCCGCGTCAAAGCCCTGCCTTCGGCAGGATCGCGGGCGAATCTCGCTGAACTGCAAAGAGGCGAAATCGACCTCGCTCTGGCCGGAACGGAAGACACCTACCGCGACCTGAACAACCCTTCCGGGAAAGCGGGCGGCAGCACCAACCTGGCCCTGCTGGCGCAGTTGTCCGGGACCTATGCCCAGTTGCTGGTTCCGCAGAGCAGCCCTCTCAAGGTTCCCGGCGACCTCTGCGGCAAGCGCATCGCCATCGGCAATCCGGGCTCCGACTCGGCAGTGACAGCCAAGCGCTACCTGCAAGCGATGCAGCTATGGGCGCGGATCACTCCTATTTACGTCGGCTATGAACTGGCTTTGCAGGAATTGGTCAACGGCAGCGTGGCAGCGGTCTGGATGGTTTCCGGCGTGCCCAACGAAGCAGTCCAGAAGCTCCAGTATTCCTTTCCGTTACGGCTGATCAGCCCGTGGCCAGAGCCTTCCGCGACCGAGCAGGAGTTGGCCTTTTATCAGGATTTTCCGTTTTACGAACAGGCCATTGTACCGGCCCTGAGCTTTCCGGAACAGACAGAGCCGCTCCGAACCATCGGTGTGCCAGTCTTGTTGCTGGCCGACAGCAATCTTGCTGAAGAGACGACCTTCCGGATTCTCAACCTGCTGTTTACTCCCCACTCCGACACTCCCGCACGACAGCGGTCGGCCCTCCACCAACTCCAGCTCACCAATGCGCTGCCAAATATCACCATCCCGCTACACCCGGGTGCACTGCGCTTTCTCAAGGAATATTTCTAG
- a CDS encoding NRAMP family divalent metal transporter, translating to METTLTENSLSPWDQLLKLVRTLGPGILTATAAIGGSHLVASTQAGAKFGWSLALLILFVNLFKYPFFRAGISYTMATGKTLQNGYAQMGKGYIGLAFFLNIFSAVVNTSALTLFSAALLGYFLPGNLPLSVLSLIVLAASLLIVLAGHFAMLNRISKFIMVVLAISTVAAVAIAWHNGPVAPADYVSPSPWTLASVGFLVVTMGWMPAPIEISCLTSLWLAKQRAEQDVTSKSALFDFNLGYWTTAILALFFLALGALVLHGGGQELAKGGIGFSHQLVSMYAGTIGEWSRYMIALIAFFCIFGSTITVVDGYSRALAEGLQLLRNHDEYSERSFATWVGLVAVACVAILLFFKSALLPMLGFAMTMAFMTTPFFAWLNHHLVQTADMPAELRPNKALVALSYLGLIYLFGFLALFVWWKWLM from the coding sequence TTGGAAACAACACTCACAGAAAACTCTCTTTCCCCGTGGGATCAGCTGCTCAAATTGGTCAGAACCTTAGGCCCGGGGATCCTCACGGCAACTGCAGCGATCGGCGGCAGTCATCTGGTTGCTTCAACTCAGGCCGGGGCAAAATTCGGCTGGTCTTTGGCGTTATTGATTCTATTCGTCAATCTGTTCAAGTATCCTTTTTTCAGGGCCGGGATCAGTTATACGATGGCCACCGGGAAAACCCTGCAGAATGGTTACGCCCAGATGGGTAAAGGTTATATCGGCCTGGCCTTTTTCCTGAATATTTTTTCCGCAGTGGTGAATACCTCGGCGCTGACCCTGTTCTCTGCCGCTTTGTTGGGATATTTTCTGCCCGGAAATCTGCCGCTGTCCGTATTAAGCCTGATTGTTCTGGCTGCCTCGCTGTTGATTGTACTGGCCGGGCATTTTGCCATGCTCAACCGGATCTCCAAGTTTATTATGGTGGTGCTGGCCATTTCCACCGTCGCTGCGGTGGCGATTGCCTGGCACAACGGTCCGGTCGCGCCGGCCGATTATGTCTCTCCTTCACCCTGGACCCTGGCTTCGGTCGGGTTTCTGGTGGTCACCATGGGGTGGATGCCGGCGCCCATCGAAATCTCCTGTCTGACCTCGTTATGGCTGGCCAAACAACGCGCCGAGCAGGACGTCACGTCTAAATCCGCCCTGTTTGATTTCAATCTTGGTTATTGGACAACCGCCATCCTGGCTCTGTTCTTTCTGGCCCTGGGCGCCTTGGTTCTGCACGGTGGCGGCCAGGAACTGGCCAAAGGCGGAATCGGGTTTTCCCATCAGCTGGTCAGTATGTATGCCGGCACCATCGGCGAATGGTCCCGCTACATGATCGCCCTGATCGCTTTTTTCTGTATTTTCGGCTCCACCATCACCGTGGTTGACGGTTATTCACGGGCCCTGGCCGAAGGGCTGCAACTGTTGCGTAATCATGATGAGTATTCGGAACGGTCTTTTGCCACCTGGGTCGGCCTGGTTGCCGTTGCCTGTGTGGCCATTCTGCTGTTCTTTAAAAGCGCCCTGTTGCCGATGCTCGGCTTTGCCATGACCATGGCGTTCATGACCACTCCGTTTTTTGCCTGGCTCAACCATCACCTGGTGCAAACGGCCGACATGCCTGCCGAGCTGCGCCCCAATAAGGCCCTGGTCGCACTCAGTTACCTGGGGCTGATTTATCTGTTCGGTTTCCTGGCCTTGTTTGTGTGGTGGAAATGGTTAATGTAA
- a CDS encoding GGDEF domain-containing protein produces MSQKFANQIQKFFPYVYRAYRKEFALRKFHRNNVMIVVLSLFLFFEQLVYAFQVSAPGSNRQMVYVQSALAMLFFVFLSLFYQFRKPQALNYFHRFYEISLCLVGMIVALIRFMFIEYDSTVVHLPTIYIAVIYGSAVIFIFSLRQSFALYSLLSLSTIILLPRVHPEIVVSCYIWDIGSNSIIAFLVSALHYRNFTKEFISNKIIADKNKTLLAKNKEIERINQELQNQAERDELTGLFNRRKINQLLRDLHKRALRYEKDFAVILLDIDYFKTINDSFGHATGDRVLKSIANILHGSLREVDSCGRWGGEEFIVICPDIDCSGAQPLAERLRQAIGTCSFYESQQVTASFGIACQSNYSTLTQLLNAADMCLYEAKNKGRNRVITDSASRSLSFPFNNRTGWNIRAAAKTVPRDRH; encoded by the coding sequence ATGAGTCAAAAATTCGCCAACCAAATCCAAAAATTCTTCCCTTACGTCTACCGAGCCTATCGGAAAGAGTTTGCGCTCCGCAAATTTCATCGCAACAATGTCATGATTGTTGTTCTGTCGTTATTCCTGTTTTTCGAACAACTTGTGTACGCCTTCCAGGTCAGCGCGCCGGGCAGCAACCGGCAAATGGTTTATGTGCAATCCGCCTTGGCCATGCTGTTTTTTGTCTTTCTCAGCCTCTTTTATCAGTTCAGGAAACCGCAGGCGCTCAATTACTTTCACCGCTTTTATGAAATCAGCCTGTGCCTGGTCGGCATGATCGTGGCCCTGATTCGCTTTATGTTCATTGAATATGACAGCACCGTGGTCCACCTGCCGACCATATACATTGCGGTGATCTACGGGTCGGCGGTCATCTTTATCTTTTCCTTGCGGCAAAGTTTTGCCCTCTATTCACTGCTCAGCCTGAGCACCATCATTTTGCTGCCGCGAGTCCACCCCGAAATTGTTGTAAGCTGTTATATCTGGGATATCGGCTCCAACAGCATCATCGCTTTTCTGGTATCAGCCCTCCATTACCGCAACTTCACCAAAGAGTTCATCAGCAACAAGATTATCGCCGACAAGAACAAAACCCTGCTGGCCAAAAACAAAGAGATCGAACGGATCAACCAGGAACTGCAGAATCAGGCGGAAAGAGACGAACTGACCGGGCTGTTCAACCGGCGTAAAATCAATCAGCTCCTCCGCGATTTGCACAAAAGAGCCCTGCGCTATGAAAAAGATTTCGCCGTTATTCTGCTCGATATCGATTATTTTAAAACCATTAATGACAGCTTCGGCCATGCCACCGGCGACCGGGTCCTGAAAAGCATCGCCAATATTCTGCACGGCAGTCTCCGCGAGGTTGACAGCTGCGGTCGCTGGGGTGGAGAGGAGTTTATTGTCATCTGCCCCGATATCGACTGCAGCGGGGCGCAACCGCTTGCCGAAAGGCTGCGCCAGGCCATCGGCACCTGCAGTTTTTATGAAAGCCAACAGGTGACGGCCAGTTTCGGCATCGCCTGTCAGTCCAACTATTCCACCTTGACCCAGTTACTCAATGCGGCGGATATGTGCCTGTACGAAGCGAAAAATAAAGGCCGCAACCGGGTGATTACCGATTCGGCCAGCAGGAGCTTAAGTTTTCCCTTCAACAATAGGACAGGCTGGAATATCAGGGCCGCAGCCAAGACGGTGCCGAGAGATCGCCACTAA
- a CDS encoding MATE family efflux transporter, with the protein MSVISSRQSASCTRPDTMIFQRRFLPAIFAIAVPMVLSNVTIPLLGLVDTAVVGHLPDSVYLAGVALGSSIITFLFWIVGFLRMSTTGSVAQALGRDNDREAIQVWRHSVLLGLFLSVLLILLQQPIWQTAMALADPEPAVAAQAQSYFQIRIWGAPAALINLATLGCLLGMRRAKAPMILLILTNLINIVFDLFFVLGLGWNVAGVAAASLLADCCGTMGGLWILARLWRERGILLFEHKTLRKSIEARSFRALLGLNLDIFLRTLALQICFTFMTFQGARLGNEILAANMVLLNFLLLVSFALDGFAYAIEALAGEAIGASDRQRFDQLVTTVLLVSFAISLLFCLLFTWQGNRIIALLTDIDTVRSTAARYLPWLNWLPAIAVWSYIFDGIYIGATEGRIMRNSMLLCAFGVFFPCWWLSRGWGNHALWLSLTAFMLARGLSLGWHCLHHRDAWFTERKTTC; encoded by the coding sequence ATGTCGGTCATTTCCAGCCGCCAGAGCGCTTCTTGTACCCGACCGGACACCATGATATTTCAACGCCGTTTTCTCCCCGCTATTTTTGCCATCGCCGTACCGATGGTGCTCTCCAATGTGACCATTCCCCTGCTCGGTCTGGTTGATACCGCCGTGGTCGGCCATTTGCCGGACAGCGTCTATCTGGCCGGGGTGGCCCTGGGTTCATCAATCATCACCTTTCTGTTCTGGATCGTCGGTTTTCTGCGCATGTCGACAACCGGTTCAGTTGCCCAGGCCCTGGGCCGCGACAATGATCGGGAAGCAATCCAGGTCTGGCGCCACTCGGTGCTGCTCGGTCTGTTCCTGTCCGTACTGCTGATTCTGCTGCAACAGCCGATCTGGCAGACCGCAATGGCGCTAGCCGATCCGGAACCAGCCGTCGCCGCCCAGGCCCAAAGTTACTTTCAGATCCGTATCTGGGGAGCGCCAGCGGCCTTGATCAACCTGGCGACCCTGGGCTGCCTGCTCGGGATGCGCAGGGCCAAAGCGCCGATGATCCTGTTGATCCTGACCAACCTGATCAATATCGTTTTCGACCTGTTCTTTGTCCTTGGCCTTGGTTGGAATGTTGCCGGGGTTGCCGCCGCCTCATTGCTGGCCGATTGTTGTGGAACCATGGGCGGCCTGTGGATCCTCGCGCGCCTGTGGCGGGAACGGGGCATACTGCTGTTTGAACATAAAACCCTGCGAAAAAGCATTGAAGCGCGAAGTTTCAGAGCCCTGCTGGGGTTGAACCTGGACATATTCCTGCGCACCCTGGCTCTGCAAATCTGCTTTACCTTTATGACTTTTCAGGGTGCGCGGTTAGGGAACGAAATTCTGGCGGCCAACATGGTACTGCTTAATTTCCTGCTGCTGGTGTCCTTTGCTCTTGACGGCTTTGCCTATGCCATCGAAGCCCTCGCCGGGGAAGCCATCGGCGCCAGCGATCGCCAGCGTTTTGACCAGCTGGTCACCACCGTCCTGCTGGTCTCTTTCGCGATCAGCCTCCTGTTCTGTCTGCTCTTCACCTGGCAGGGAAACCGCATCATCGCCCTGTTGACCGATATCGATACGGTTCGCAGCACAGCAGCCCGCTACCTGCCCTGGTTGAACTGGCTACCGGCCATCGCGGTCTGGAGTTATATTTTCGATGGGATTTACATCGGGGCGACCGAGGGACGGATCATGCGCAACAGCATGCTGCTGTGCGCTTTCGGGGTTTTCTTCCCCTGCTGGTGGTTGAGCCGTGGCTGGGGAAATCATGCTCTGTGGCTAAGCCTGACCGCTTTTATGCTGGCTCGCGGGCTGAGTCTGGGCTGGCATTGCCTGCACCACCGAGACGCCTGGTTTACGGAGCGGAAAACCACCTGTTAG
- a CDS encoding PTS fructose-like transporter subunit IIB — protein MGRIVAVTACPTGVAHTIMAAEALKKVGAAMGHQIEVETQGAEGAKDILTAEAINAAEVVIIAADIHVEQSRFAGKPLFTISTSKAIRDTREVIEAAAALAGGAVVPPAPPAGREAATKPEQRAAGKYIIGVTSCPTGIAHTFMAAEALKKAAEELGYEVKIETQGSVGAKNVLSAADIERADAVIIAADAFVDKSRFAAKPLYETSTKEALHHGRQVIEAGLAAQPEASSSLSGQVEELKKERSAARSGPYRHLMTGVSYMLPVVVAGGLLIALAFAFGGIYAGDQKGTLGWALMQIGGATAFALFVPVLAGFIAYSIAERPGITPGLVGGMLASTVGAGFLGGILAGFLAGYLTRYLNNAIKLPQNLQGLKPVLILPFLSTLLVGLLMIYVIGPPVKIALTALTDWLQAMQSTSALVLGLILGGMMAFDMGGPVNKAAYTFSVGLLSSQIYGPMAATMAAGMTPPLGLALAATLFKSRFTLEEQEASKAAFVLGISFITEGAIPFAARDPLRVIPSIMAGSAVTGALSMLFGSTLMVPHGGIFVLLIPNAVTHLLLYAASIVIGTLVTTAALYLVKRPLTTAQTPAVAIQVAE, from the coding sequence ATGGGGAGAATAGTTGCGGTAACGGCATGCCCGACCGGAGTTGCCCATACCATCATGGCCGCCGAGGCCCTGAAAAAGGTCGGTGCCGCCATGGGGCACCAGATCGAGGTTGAAACCCAGGGCGCCGAGGGCGCAAAGGATATTCTGACTGCGGAGGCCATCAACGCCGCAGAGGTGGTCATCATTGCCGCGGATATCCATGTGGAGCAAAGCCGGTTTGCGGGAAAACCCCTCTTCACCATCAGCACCAGCAAGGCGATTCGCGACACCAGAGAAGTCATCGAAGCTGCAGCGGCCCTGGCCGGGGGCGCAGTCGTCCCGCCTGCCCCGCCAGCCGGCAGGGAAGCGGCCACCAAACCGGAACAAAGAGCCGCCGGCAAATATATCATCGGGGTCACCTCCTGCCCGACCGGAATCGCCCACACCTTCATGGCGGCGGAAGCCCTCAAAAAAGCGGCCGAAGAACTTGGTTATGAAGTCAAAATCGAAACCCAGGGGTCGGTTGGCGCAAAAAACGTCCTCAGCGCAGCCGATATCGAGCGCGCCGATGCGGTGATCATCGCCGCCGACGCATTTGTCGATAAAAGCCGGTTTGCCGCCAAACCGCTCTATGAGACCTCCACCAAGGAAGCCCTCCACCACGGCCGCCAGGTGATTGAAGCCGGGCTGGCCGCGCAACCGGAGGCAAGCTCCAGTCTCTCCGGCCAGGTCGAGGAGTTGAAGAAAGAACGCTCGGCCGCACGCAGCGGTCCGTACCGCCACCTGATGACCGGGGTTTCCTATATGCTGCCGGTGGTCGTGGCCGGCGGGCTGTTGATCGCCCTGGCTTTCGCCTTTGGCGGGATATATGCCGGCGATCAGAAAGGGACGCTGGGCTGGGCCCTGATGCAGATCGGCGGCGCTACCGCTTTCGCCCTGTTTGTTCCGGTGCTGGCCGGGTTTATCGCTTATTCCATCGCCGAACGGCCGGGGATCACTCCGGGCCTGGTCGGCGGGATGCTCGCCAGCACTGTCGGAGCCGGGTTCCTGGGCGGAATCCTGGCCGGTTTTCTGGCCGGCTACCTGACCCGCTATCTCAATAATGCAATCAAACTGCCGCAAAACCTGCAGGGTCTCAAACCGGTCCTGATCCTGCCGTTTTTGTCAACGTTGCTGGTCGGCCTGTTGATGATCTATGTCATCGGCCCGCCGGTAAAGATCGCCCTGACCGCGTTGACGGACTGGCTGCAGGCCATGCAATCAACCAGCGCCCTGGTGCTGGGCCTGATCCTCGGCGGGATGATGGCTTTTGACATGGGCGGACCGGTCAACAAAGCGGCCTATACCTTTTCCGTGGGGCTGCTCTCCAGTCAGATTTACGGGCCGATGGCCGCCACCATGGCGGCAGGGATGACCCCGCCCCTGGGTCTGGCGCTGGCCGCCACGCTGTTCAAAAGCCGCTTTACTTTGGAAGAGCAAGAAGCCAGTAAAGCCGCTTTTGTTCTCGGCATCTCCTTCATCACCGAAGGGGCCATCCCCTTTGCCGCGCGCGATCCGCTGCGGGTGATCCCCAGTATCATGGCCGGTTCTGCGGTGACCGGGGCACTGTCCATGCTGTTCGGGTCAACCCTGATGGTCCCGCACGGAGGGATTTTTGTCCTGCTGATTCCCAATGCGGTCACCCACCTGCTGCTGTATGCCGCGTCCATTGTCATCGGCACTCTGGTCACAACAGCAGCGCTATACCTGGTCAAACGACCCCTGACCACAGCGCAAACACCGGCCGTCGCGATCCAGGTCGCCGAATAA
- the pfkB gene encoding 1-phosphofructokinase, translating into MNAQATTLVTVTLNPAIDLSCTVADFTPGQVNRVSASQSDAGGKGVNIARLLRQFALPVTATGFLGQANPHLFQKLFSESGINDAFVRVPGETRTGIKILDPLSQETTDINFPGFSPTADHLQELHNVLERLAATAATVIIAGSVPGAMEPATIAQLVQTVKAQGVPVYVDTSGPALQQAIGAGPTLIKPNQEELSAFLGRPLTTQREIVAEARRLIEQGITTIVVSLGAAGALFVQRDQAYMAVPPRVKVISTVGAGDAMVGSLAAGFRQGLSLHDCARLATAVSAAVVTQAGPGLASLAAAKAIEDQVEIHRLTF; encoded by the coding sequence ATGAATGCCCAAGCGACCACCCTGGTCACCGTCACTTTGAATCCGGCCATCGACCTGTCCTGCACTGTTGCCGACTTTACTCCCGGACAGGTCAACCGCGTTAGCGCGTCGCAATCGGATGCCGGGGGAAAAGGGGTCAACATCGCCAGGCTACTGCGCCAGTTTGCGCTGCCGGTCACCGCGACCGGTTTCCTCGGCCAGGCGAATCCGCATCTGTTCCAAAAATTGTTTAGCGAAAGCGGGATCAACGATGCCTTTGTCCGCGTGCCGGGGGAGACCCGCACCGGGATCAAGATCCTTGATCCGCTCAGCCAGGAGACCACGGACATCAATTTCCCCGGTTTTTCACCGACAGCAGACCATCTGCAAGAACTGCACAACGTCCTGGAACGACTGGCGGCAACAGCGGCGACGGTCATTATCGCCGGCAGTGTTCCGGGAGCCATGGAGCCGGCGACAATCGCGCAGCTGGTCCAAACGGTCAAAGCACAAGGAGTGCCGGTCTATGTCGACACCAGCGGCCCGGCCCTGCAGCAGGCCATCGGCGCAGGACCGACCCTGATCAAACCCAATCAGGAAGAATTGTCAGCCTTCCTCGGTCGCCCCTTGACCACGCAGCGAGAGATCGTTGCAGAAGCGCGCCGCCTGATCGAGCAGGGAATCACCACGATTGTGGTCTCCCTCGGGGCGGCGGGGGCGTTGTTCGTGCAGCGCGACCAGGCCTATATGGCTGTCCCGCCCCGGGTCAAGGTGATCAGTACCGTCGGCGCCGGCGATGCCATGGTCGGCAGTTTGGCCGCAGGCTTCCGCCAGGGACTGTCGCTGCATGACTGCGCTCGCCTGGCCACTGCGGTCTCTGCTGCGGTGGTCACGCAAGCCGGACCGGGTCTGGCATCCTTGGCCGCGGCGAAAGCTATCGAAGATCAGGTCGAAATCCATCGGTTAACTTTCTAA